The following coding sequences lie in one Silene latifolia isolate original U9 population chromosome 5, ASM4854445v1, whole genome shotgun sequence genomic window:
- the LOC141657799 gene encoding uncharacterized protein LOC141657799 isoform X2, with protein sequence MLPYDPESESEVSCSQKNKTKKKKPKAMKCNSDSLSGAKFPLDTVSPSRKKPTRAETKEPLEDMFGEKLNLGKDADQLEKNKATECKEVPEDFLSRSEGKLPLGQVSSSQKKSDATKPKENLENDVFRSGEKVPEDSLKLEPDEYLDYFPQHYVVGWNGIKVYTEVTRPKKKKKPKAIKIKENRRFGEKREDLEDCFFRESEEMEKTSRKFACAALSYLRERGHNLELVKPCLYEVGEVTHGYRAHFNFKAKRKDDPSAPVEMYFGQLCYYGETEIVVECCVSLGESDSLPYDPEDRGCQYCTNTVHHPLGGCKGIVWGLLTFSNKTRSFTIA encoded by the exons ATGCTTCCCTACGATCCTGAAAGTGAAAGTGAGGTTTCTTGTTCGCAAAAGAATAAGACTAAGAAGAAGAAGCCTAAGGCAATGAAATGTAATAGTGATTCGCT GTCCGGTGCAAAGTTTCCCTTGGACACGGTTTCTCCTTCGCGAAAGAAGCCTACCCGAGCGGAAACTAAGGAGCCTCTGGAAGATAT GTTTGGTGAAAAGCTTAATCTGGGCAAGGATGCTGATCAACTGGAAAAGAATAAAGCTACGGAATGTAAGGAGGTTCCAGAAGATTTTCTTTCCAG GTCTGAAGGAAAGCTTCCTTTGGGCCAGGTTTCCTCTTCTCAAAAGAAGTCTGACGCAACGAAACCTAAGGAGAATCTGGAAAATGATGTGTTTCG GTCTGGTGAAAAGGTTCCAGAGGATTCTCTGAAGCTGGAACCTGACGAGTATCTGGATTATTTCCCTCAGCACTATGTGGTAGGCTG GAATGGTATTAAGGTTTATACAGAGGTCACCCGtccgaaaaagaagaagaagcctaAAGCAATAAAGATAAAGGAGAATAGGCG GTTTGGTGAAAAGCGTGAAGATCTGGAAGACTGTTTTTTCCG GGAATCTGAAGAAATGGAGAAGACTTCTCGTAAGTTTGCATGTGCAGCTTTATCATACCTGCGTGAACGG GGTCACAACTTGGAGCTGGTCAAGCCCTGTTTATATGAAGTAGGAGAGGTCACGCATGGGTATAGGGCGCATTTCAACTTCAAGGCTAAAAGAAAAGATGACCCTAGTGCTCCTGTGGAGATGTATTTCGGGCAGTTGTGTTATTATGGCGAAACTGAAATCGTTGTTGAATGCTGCGTCTCTTTGGGGGAATCTGACTCCTTACCGT ATGATCCAGAAGATCGTGGGTGCCAATATTGTACCAATACTGTTCATCATCCCTTAGGTGGCTGCAAGGGGATAGTGTGGGGCTTGTTAACATTTTCGAACAAGACCCGCTCTTTTACTATTGCCTAA
- the LOC141657799 gene encoding uncharacterized protein LOC141657799 isoform X1 yields MLPYDPESESEVSCSQKNKTKKKKPKAMKCPVQSFPWTRFLLRERSLPERKLRSLWKICLVKSLIWARMLINWKRIKLRNVRRFQKIFFPVFSFVFFTWRSEGKLPLGQVSSSQKKSDATKPKENLENDVFRSGEKVPEDSLKLEPDEYLDYFPQHYVVGWNGIKVYTEVTRPKKKKKPKAIKIKENRRFGEKREDLEDCFFRESEEMEKTSRKFACAALSYLRERGHNLELVKPCLYEVGEVTHGYRAHFNFKAKRKDDPSAPVEMYFGQLCYYGETEIVVECCVSLGESDSLPYDPEDRGCQYCTNTVHHPLGGCKGIVWGLLTFSNKTRSFTIA; encoded by the exons ATGCTTCCCTACGATCCTGAAAGTGAAAGTGAGGTTTCTTGTTCGCAAAAGAATAAGACTAAGAAGAAGAAGCCTAAGGCAATGAAAT GTCCGGTGCAAAGTTTCCCTTGGACACGGTTTCTCCTTCGCGAAAGAAGCCTACCCGAGCGGAAACTAAGGAGCCTCTGGAAGATAT GTTTGGTGAAAAGCTTAATCTGGGCAAGGATGCTGATCAACTGGAAAAGAATAAAGCTACGGAATGTAAGGAGGTTCCAGAAGATTTTCTTTCCAG TATTCTCATTTGTGTTTTTCACATGGAGGTCTGAAGGAAAGCTTCCTTTGGGCCAGGTTTCCTCTTCTCAAAAGAAGTCTGACGCAACGAAACCTAAGGAGAATCTGGAAAATGATGTGTTTCG GTCTGGTGAAAAGGTTCCAGAGGATTCTCTGAAGCTGGAACCTGACGAGTATCTGGATTATTTCCCTCAGCACTATGTGGTAGGCTG GAATGGTATTAAGGTTTATACAGAGGTCACCCGtccgaaaaagaagaagaagcctaAAGCAATAAAGATAAAGGAGAATAGGCG GTTTGGTGAAAAGCGTGAAGATCTGGAAGACTGTTTTTTCCG GGAATCTGAAGAAATGGAGAAGACTTCTCGTAAGTTTGCATGTGCAGCTTTATCATACCTGCGTGAACGG GGTCACAACTTGGAGCTGGTCAAGCCCTGTTTATATGAAGTAGGAGAGGTCACGCATGGGTATAGGGCGCATTTCAACTTCAAGGCTAAAAGAAAAGATGACCCTAGTGCTCCTGTGGAGATGTATTTCGGGCAGTTGTGTTATTATGGCGAAACTGAAATCGTTGTTGAATGCTGCGTCTCTTTGGGGGAATCTGACTCCTTACCGT ATGATCCAGAAGATCGTGGGTGCCAATATTGTACCAATACTGTTCATCATCCCTTAGGTGGCTGCAAGGGGATAGTGTGGGGCTTGTTAACATTTTCGAACAAGACCCGCTCTTTTACTATTGCCTAA
- the LOC141657799 gene encoding uncharacterized protein LOC141657799 isoform X4 has protein sequence MSGAKFPLDTVSPSRKKPTRAETKEPLEDMFGEKLNLGKDADQLEKNKATECKEVPEDFLSRSEGKLPLGQVSSSQKKSDATKPKENLENDVFRSGEKVPEDSLKLEPDEYLDYFPQHYVVGWNGIKVYTEVTRPKKKKKPKAIKIKENRRFGEKREDLEDCFFRESEEMEKTSRKFACAALSYLRERGHNLELVKPCLYEVGEVTHGYRAHFNFKAKRKDDPSAPVEMYFGQLCYYGETEIVVECCVSLGESDSLPYDPEDRGCQYCTNTVHHPLGGCKGIVWGLLTFSNKTRSFTIA, from the exons AT GTCCGGTGCAAAGTTTCCCTTGGACACGGTTTCTCCTTCGCGAAAGAAGCCTACCCGAGCGGAAACTAAGGAGCCTCTGGAAGATAT GTTTGGTGAAAAGCTTAATCTGGGCAAGGATGCTGATCAACTGGAAAAGAATAAAGCTACGGAATGTAAGGAGGTTCCAGAAGATTTTCTTTCCAG GTCTGAAGGAAAGCTTCCTTTGGGCCAGGTTTCCTCTTCTCAAAAGAAGTCTGACGCAACGAAACCTAAGGAGAATCTGGAAAATGATGTGTTTCG GTCTGGTGAAAAGGTTCCAGAGGATTCTCTGAAGCTGGAACCTGACGAGTATCTGGATTATTTCCCTCAGCACTATGTGGTAGGCTG GAATGGTATTAAGGTTTATACAGAGGTCACCCGtccgaaaaagaagaagaagcctaAAGCAATAAAGATAAAGGAGAATAGGCG GTTTGGTGAAAAGCGTGAAGATCTGGAAGACTGTTTTTTCCG GGAATCTGAAGAAATGGAGAAGACTTCTCGTAAGTTTGCATGTGCAGCTTTATCATACCTGCGTGAACGG GGTCACAACTTGGAGCTGGTCAAGCCCTGTTTATATGAAGTAGGAGAGGTCACGCATGGGTATAGGGCGCATTTCAACTTCAAGGCTAAAAGAAAAGATGACCCTAGTGCTCCTGTGGAGATGTATTTCGGGCAGTTGTGTTATTATGGCGAAACTGAAATCGTTGTTGAATGCTGCGTCTCTTTGGGGGAATCTGACTCCTTACCGT ATGATCCAGAAGATCGTGGGTGCCAATATTGTACCAATACTGTTCATCATCCCTTAGGTGGCTGCAAGGGGATAGTGTGGGGCTTGTTAACATTTTCGAACAAGACCCGCTCTTTTACTATTGCCTAA
- the LOC141657799 gene encoding uncharacterized protein LOC141657799 isoform X3, whose protein sequence is MLPYDPESESEVSCSQKNKTKKKKPKAMKCPVQSFPWTRFLLRERSLPERKLRSLWKICLVKSLIWARMLINWKRIKLRNVRRFQKIFFPGKLPLGQVSSSQKKSDATKPKENLENDVFRSGEKVPEDSLKLEPDEYLDYFPQHYVVGWNGIKVYTEVTRPKKKKKPKAIKIKENRRFGEKREDLEDCFFRESEEMEKTSRKFACAALSYLRERGHNLELVKPCLYEVGEVTHGYRAHFNFKAKRKDDPSAPVEMYFGQLCYYGETEIVVECCVSLGESDSLPYDPEDRGCQYCTNTVHHPLGGCKGIVWGLLTFSNKTRSFTIA, encoded by the exons ATGCTTCCCTACGATCCTGAAAGTGAAAGTGAGGTTTCTTGTTCGCAAAAGAATAAGACTAAGAAGAAGAAGCCTAAGGCAATGAAAT GTCCGGTGCAAAGTTTCCCTTGGACACGGTTTCTCCTTCGCGAAAGAAGCCTACCCGAGCGGAAACTAAGGAGCCTCTGGAAGATAT GTTTGGTGAAAAGCTTAATCTGGGCAAGGATGCTGATCAACTGGAAAAGAATAAAGCTACGGAATGTAAGGAGGTTCCAGAAGATTTTCTTTCCAG GAAAGCTTCCTTTGGGCCAGGTTTCCTCTTCTCAAAAGAAGTCTGACGCAACGAAACCTAAGGAGAATCTGGAAAATGATGTGTTTCG GTCTGGTGAAAAGGTTCCAGAGGATTCTCTGAAGCTGGAACCTGACGAGTATCTGGATTATTTCCCTCAGCACTATGTGGTAGGCTG GAATGGTATTAAGGTTTATACAGAGGTCACCCGtccgaaaaagaagaagaagcctaAAGCAATAAAGATAAAGGAGAATAGGCG GTTTGGTGAAAAGCGTGAAGATCTGGAAGACTGTTTTTTCCG GGAATCTGAAGAAATGGAGAAGACTTCTCGTAAGTTTGCATGTGCAGCTTTATCATACCTGCGTGAACGG GGTCACAACTTGGAGCTGGTCAAGCCCTGTTTATATGAAGTAGGAGAGGTCACGCATGGGTATAGGGCGCATTTCAACTTCAAGGCTAAAAGAAAAGATGACCCTAGTGCTCCTGTGGAGATGTATTTCGGGCAGTTGTGTTATTATGGCGAAACTGAAATCGTTGTTGAATGCTGCGTCTCTTTGGGGGAATCTGACTCCTTACCGT ATGATCCAGAAGATCGTGGGTGCCAATATTGTACCAATACTGTTCATCATCCCTTAGGTGGCTGCAAGGGGATAGTGTGGGGCTTGTTAACATTTTCGAACAAGACCCGCTCTTTTACTATTGCCTAA